In Erythrobacter sp. KY5, the DNA window ATAACCTTGCGCTTGAGCTTGTCCTCGAGGTTGCGCTGCTGGATTGGCGTCAGCGCGCCATCTACGATGACAAGTTCACATTCGTGCTGTTCACACAGGATCTTGATGTTTTCGACCTGACCGGAACCGAACAATGTGTTCGGCTGCATCTGGCGCACGGGCAGGATTTCAGAATGCTCGATCACAACGCCGATTGCGAGCGCCAGACCTTCCGCTTCCGCCAGACGCTCGGCGGCATCGAGATCATAGCTCAAGCGCCTTATATCCGGGCAAAGCACAAGGGCCCGCGCACCGCGGGTGACCTCATCCATCAGATCATCGTCGAAGCTCAGTAATCGTCCCCGTATTCGTCATCCTCATCCGCATCATCGGAAAGGTCGACAGGGCTGGCAGGCTGAATGGTCGAAACCGCGTGTTTATAGGCGAGTTGAACCGCCCCTTCCCTCTCCAGAAGCATGCAGAAGAGGTCATATGCCGCGATCCGACCCTGAAGCATCACCCCATTGACGAGAAACATCGTCACCTGGACGCCAGCATCGCTGACCCGGCTGAGGAACACATCCTGCAACATGCGCTGCTTGCCGCTGGCGCCGCGATTGCTGAACTGTTCGGCATCGACGTCGCCCGATGGCATGATCGTGGAGATGGCATGCTTGTACACGAGTTGAGATTGACCATCGCGGCGCAGAAGGATCGAAAAATTATCGAACCAAGTGACAATCCCTTGAAGTTTAACGCCTTTTACAAGGAACATCGTTACTGGCGTCTTGTTCTTGCGAAGCAAGTTGAGGAAGCCGTCCTGTAAATTGCCCTGACGTGACGAGCCACCAGTCGGACGGGACTGATTCTCGCTGGTTTCGGAAGGTCTCGCAAAAGGGCGCGGAGAGAGGGTTCGCCCGGTGGACATGTTATGCTCCTGTTGTTGGCGGCCGTTTATTCGGTCCGCATAACGCCGCTAGTCCCCCCGGACTGTTGTACAGCTCACCTGTTATAATGGCGATTGCAATGCATTGCCGCAATGAGATATTTCATCTCATCGAAAATCTAGCATTTCGCCAGAGCGTTGCGCCTTGCTCTACCCCTTGCGCTCAGCATCGCGCCGGTCTGCCATACCGAGCAGTTTGAGCTTGCGGTGAAGTGCCGATCTTTCCATCCCGATGAAGGTCGCCGTCTTCGAGATATTTCCCGAAAAGCGGCGTATCTGGATGGCGAGATATTCTCGTTCGAAGGTTTCGCGTGCCTCGCGCAGCGGTACACCCATCATGGTGGACAGCCCCGGACCTGATCCTGCAAGCCTTCCGCCTGTGATTTCACCGGGAAGCATATCGGTTTCGACTACGGTGAGACGCTCTCGCGGCGTCATGATGATCGTGCGCTCAACCACATTACGCAGCTGGCGCACGTTTCCCGGCCAGTCATAGGCCTGAAGCGCGGCCATGGCCTCTTCGCTGATCTCCGGCGGAGGAAGGCCTTGATCGGTCGAATAGCGGGTGAAGAAATGCTCAGCGAGCGCAGGGATATCATCACGCCGGTCGGCAAGCGAAGGGATCGAAACAGGGACAACGTTAAGGCGATAGAACAAATCTTCGCGGAAACGTTTCTCCTCCATCTCGACGGCAAGATCGCGCGTGGTCGACGAAACGACCCGGACATCGACACCGATCTGACGCGTACCGCCAACCCGCACGAAACTTTGCTCGGTGAGAACGCGCAAAATTCTGGCCTGCGTTGAAAGCGGCATGTCCGCGACCTCGTCGAGGTACAACGTGCCGCCATCGGCCATTTCGAGCAGGCCAGGCCGAACCTGTTTCCCGTCCGATTCCTCTCCGAACAGCTCCTGTTCGAACCTCTCTGGCGTTATCCGCGCTGAATTCACCAGCACGAATGCGTCGTCCGAACGGCTGCTCCAGGCATGAAGCATGCGCGCAGCCACTTCCT includes these proteins:
- a CDS encoding sigma-54 dependent transcriptional regulator, translated to MSLDILIVDDERDIRDLVAGVLGDEGYECRTAADSTSALAAIDERRPSLVLLDVWLHGSEMDGLETLDAIKQREPDLPVIIFSGHGNIDTAVSAVGRGAMDFIEKPFEAERLLLLVERATETERLRRENTNLRDASWGGTDFTGNSSAINAVRATLKRVANTGSRVLITGPAGAGKEVAARMLHAWSSRSDDAFVLVNSARITPERFEQELFGEESDGKQVRPGLLEMADGGTLYLDEVADMPLSTQARILRVLTEQSFVRVGGTRQIGVDVRVVSSTTRDLAVEMEEKRFREDLFYRLNVVPVSIPSLADRRDDIPALAEHFFTRYSTDQGLPPPEISEEAMAALQAYDWPGNVRQLRNVVERTIIMTPRERLTVVETDMLPGEITGGRLAGSGPGLSTMMGVPLREARETFEREYLAIQIRRFSGNISKTATFIGMERSALHRKLKLLGMADRRDAERKG
- the hfq gene encoding RNA chaperone Hfq, which translates into the protein MSTGRTLSPRPFARPSETSENQSRPTGGSSRQGNLQDGFLNLLRKNKTPVTMFLVKGVKLQGIVTWFDNFSILLRRDGQSQLVYKHAISTIMPSGDVDAEQFSNRGASGKQRMLQDVFLSRVSDAGVQVTMFLVNGVMLQGRIAAYDLFCMLLEREGAVQLAYKHAVSTIQPASPVDLSDDADEDDEYGDDY